From one Physeter macrocephalus isolate SW-GA chromosome 18, ASM283717v5, whole genome shotgun sequence genomic stretch:
- the LOC102991758 gene encoding endothelial protein C receptor-like: MVPLTIRCFLGCELPPEGLKAHVFFKVAVNGSSFMSFQPKTASWTARPQAPSNVVTYALEQLSKYGRTRYELREFLPDTCVQYVQKHITGNNLKGSQIGRSYTSLVLGILVGCFIITGVAVGIFLCTGGRWQCEITLQSWKRARLMGPSKGGSQLTAKLYRFSIWDIILQKI, from the exons ATGG TTCCTCTGACCATTCGCTGCTTCCTGGGATGTGAGCTGCCTCCTGAGGGCTTGAAAGCCCATGTCTTCTTCAAAGTGGCTGTGAATGGGAGCTCCTTTATGAGTTTCCAACCGAAGACAGCCTCATGGACGGCAAGGCCTCAGGCACCTTCCAATGTGGTCACCTACGCCCTGGAGCAGCTCAGCAAGTACGGTCGTACTCGGTACGAACTGCGGGAATTTCTGCCAGACACCTGTGTGCAGTACGTGCAGAAACACATCACCGGGAACAACTTGAAAGGAAGCCAAATCGGCCGTTCCTACACTTCGCTGGTCCTGGGCATCCTGGTGGGCTGTTTCATCATCACTGGAGTGGCTGTAGGCATCTTCTTGTGCACAGGTGGACGGTGGCAGTGTGAAATTACTCTCCAGTCCTGGAAAAGAGCTAGACTGATGGGGCCTAGCAAAGGAGGATCTCAGCTCACTGCAAAACTGTACAGATTCTCCATCTGGGACATTATACTCCAGAAGATTTAG